The Planifilum fulgidum DNA segment CTTTTTGCCGGAGGGCCTCCGGTCCTGGGTGTTGGCCGCCTTGGGCGGTCTGGTCGTCCTTTTCTTTATTCTCAGGGATTGGCCGCTCTGGACGCTGCTTGCGGGAATCTACGCCCTCTGCGTCGCCTTCGCCGACCATCGGGGATTCAGCCATTCCCTTCTGGCCTTCGTTTTTGTCGTATGGACCTCGTATCTGGCTTCACCGATGATCGCCCCGGCGGTGGCGGTCGGATACGGCTCCCATCTCTTGGCCGATGCGGTCACGGCCGGCGGGATTCCCCTGTTTTGGCCGTGGTCGAAGCGGTTCGGACTGCGCAATCTGGGCCTGAAAATCCCCACCGGAGGAGGAGTGGACCGGTGGTTTTACAAGGTGTCCCTGATGGGCACCGGCGTGATTTTTACATATTTGGTGTATCGCCGGGTGATGGAGGAAGGATTGGCCGCCTTCGGCCTTTTCGGATGAGCGGCCGGAGGGGCGGAGGCGGTATACCGCCGGGCATCCCCCCATATACTAGAAATACCGATG contains these protein-coding regions:
- a CDS encoding metal-dependent hydrolase, producing the protein MTGKTHLALGLVSGAVTATAIDPAQSLNEATVTILVSGTAALLPDIDDDNSTVNKILFPFLPEGLRSWVLAALGGLVVLFFILRDWPLWTLLAGIYALCVAFADHRGFSHSLLAFVFVVWTSYLASPMIAPAVAVGYGSHLLADAVTAGGIPLFWPWSKRFGLRNLGLKIPTGGGVDRWFYKVSLMGTGVIFTYLVYRRVMEEGLAAFGLFG